Sequence from the Nymphaea colorata isolate Beijing-Zhang1983 chromosome 9, ASM883128v2, whole genome shotgun sequence genome:
tCAATGAGAACAAAAGACCAAGCCGCTCGAGGTAGCGACTAGCTGATCTGGCCAAATAATAGAGACAACAAGGGCCCATCTAGCTGGCAAGAGCATCGGCATGCCGAAGCCCTACCTTTTCCTACTTAACGCTAATTGCGAGTGAAATTGAATGGACGTGGAGAGGTTTTATATATTAATGGGGTTAATTCCCCCATGCAAGTTATTAAGTAGCATTCATATAGCGAATTGACGTTTAGTAATGAATATTTAAGTAGTTATATTTGCAACTTACAAGTGATTtattaggaaaaataaaaaattttagtaaaatttattgtttttcctttattgATCTGTTCAATAGAGAAATCTTAGTAAATTAATGCGGTTCTTTTCCATCTCCCGAAGTTGCTTCCCCTTGTTTACAATATTATTGATTTGGGCATTTAGATGGACCTCAAGTACATGGACTAAGCATGCACTGAGGCCGCCGATATGTTCTTCACTAGAAAATGTACATTCACTTATAGAGTGTACTTGCACTCGAAAACCATGAaggtgctatatatatatatatatttttcacatgtttCCAAAGTTTTTTAAGACATGCAGAAGGATGATACAACTCTATGTCTTCTTCATATAGATTAGAAAAGTAAAAATTGTCAAAGTAATcgaaaacaattataaaaagtCACAAAAATCAAGGTGGGGAGATGCTCTTAAGAGGTTGAGCATTTTGTTCATATCTTCAGAGTTCAAGGTTGCTTTCAAACTCGAGTGACAACAATACATTCATCAACTTAAGTGTTGTGTACCCACGATTTGTAATACGGAGAAGTAGCGCGGAAGGACATCAATTCGACGAGCGCGGAAGGAAATCAATTCGACGACCAAACTGTTATTGACACCAGTCCGATCAGTTACATCATTCTCCTCAAATCAAATCTTAAACAAGCTCTTTAGCATCAAAGCAGTGACATCAAAGTTGGCACGAACTGCCTTGAATCAGTCGATTTGATAGTTAACAGTTTCGATTTCGACCAGGACTAAGTCAAGAACTCGGCATGTCAAGTTCTTAACAATGTTCTAatagatttttattttaatcatttttaataCATTCTCAATTATGTTTTCTATGTTATGTTAATATGTTAGTAGGATTCACGTAAGGCATGACAACAATTCATTCGGAAGCACAACAAAATTATAAGTAGGCTTCTTTGATGTCCCGCTGGAAGTCAAAAACAAGTTACTCTGCAAGCACCTTGGAAAATAAACTTTCCACTCAATAAAATGAGCTTACATGCCCATTGTAAATCTTTTTCCCTGCCAGAAAAATTATTGGAGATCACCTAAAATTTTTAGGTAATAACCTAAAAGCACAaccatttttttggatattgcTGCAAGAAGATCGTGCCGTGCCGCCATGAAAAACCTATACCTTCCCATAAACCTCCTCATTGCAAAAACTTCACATTCTTACAACAGACAAACTCAACTTGAACGAAAAAAACCGAACCCATGTGagagaaaaaactgaaaatcctTAATTGGCAGTGGCCAGTCACATTGGCTTTGACAAATATTATTCAAAACCAAAGTCTAACCCAGCTTAAGCTGGTAGGCAGCTATCTGAAAATGCATTTCTTACTCCAGCCGCTCATCTGTAATTTTAAAATATCGGAACATATTTTTGCGAACATATTAAAGGTTGGTTCTGTTTCTGTAATCTTTAGAAATAATTTAAAGCACTTTAACATGTAGACGTTTTGTTTGCTTCAGGTCTCGAAGCACCAATCGCATCTTCCCCCCTGTTTCTGCCTAATCACTAGAGCGAGTAGCCGAGCAACTCTGTTGCTGCTCATCGTCTGTCGTCTCTGTTCTCGCCGTCGCCCACAGAACCCTCAGTATCCCTCCTCGTGCCTTTTCTTCTTTACGTCATCCACATCGTCATCCCCCTCGCTCTCAACCCGCAACTGCTATAAGAGTCGGAGAGATACAGAGGGGAAGGCAGGGCGGTGGAGAGATGGAGGGAGCGATGCGAACGCCAGCGAACTACGTGCCGCTGTCTCCGATCAGCTTCCTGGAGAGAGCGGCGGCGGTGTGCAGGGATGACACCTCTGTCGTTTACGGCTCAGTGAGGTTCACCTGGAGGGAGACGCGGGATCGGTGCGTCAGGCTCGCCTCCGCCCTCTCTTCCTTGGGCATTTCTTCCACCGACGTCGTAAGTAGCtaccctctctctgtctctgtctctgtctaaCAAAAGGTTGAGAGAGTTTTCATGCTGTTGATTGATGGGCCAAGTTAAGAACCCATCCCCAGAcatccttaaaaagaaaaagatgtcaAGAATCCTCTGGGAAAGCCCAATGTCTGCATGTCTGCGCGAGTCTGTGTTAAGCCGagatagcgagagagagagcgagagagagcgagagagaggtcCGTTTATATCCCAAGCAGATTGAGACACCTTGATGTTATATGTGGAGGGAGCCACAATGTGCCAAAATATAGGCCTGCTTTTGATTGCCTCCACTGTATGGTCTGCTGATCTAAAACCGATGAATTGTAGATCTGCCTATATCAGATGCACAGGTCTTGATCCAAGAAATCAAGAGAGCTACTTAGCTTCTAGGAAGGAGGTGCTTAAATGGCCATGTAGCTCACGTATAGTATCAGACATCGGCTGTTTGAATTAAAAGTATTTGTGTTTATCCTTCCAGTGAGCTAATAGTTTGGAACCAAACCTCCATAGTCTATATGGTATGACTGGTCTCTATATTTGGCAACAATTTATTTTGTGTGTTCCAAGTGATATGGTTCTTGAATGTGGACTTCCAATATCAAACTTTGTCTGTTACACCAATTTGTCTTCCTTGTGTCTGCAATCTGAAAATATGTCAGATATGGTGATCCGTCAGATGATGTGGAATCTGGAGTTAAATTACTTCAGATTGTTCTGGTCATTGTTTTTGCCCTGTGGGCCCTCCTTGCTACTGAAAGTGCCTCTCCCCTTATTTATTAACGAAGTGGCAGTTCTGCATGGCAACATTGTCCTCATGGACTTGAGGGGGAAGGGGGGTGTTGGAGGATGTGGACATGGTTCACTTTCTGTTTTGGAAACCCAGACAGAAATGGAAGTAGTTGCATATGTTAATCAAACCAGTGGCATGGGCCTTGTCTGCCACAAAGTCCAGGACAGGCTGCCAGGCCATCCAATCGGTCACCTCCTTGTTTCGTGCACTAATATTCCTTACTGTCTGCAACTGAAATGTCAGTGGACCACATGCGCTACTTCTTTCTAAGCTTGTGGAAGCTTTTTGCTTATTTCATGAAGGAAAGAGTCCCTGGAGCTTATTGACATGGTAGGTTTTAGCATATGTGTTCTGTGATTGCGGAAAGTGCATGATTTATTCTTTCAaaattatctttcttttcattccaTTAAGGTGCATTTCCTAATGAGCAAATATTCATGCTGTTCGTAACTTTTGGATTTTAAACAAGGATATTGAGTGCAGCTCATTAAAACACGTGGTCTTCTTTTAATCCTTGAATGATATCTTGTTTTGCTTCCCTAATTAATGTTGAGGAAACTAAGAATTCAAGCGGTGATATGCCATTCTTGGTGTTGATGGTTTCGGTGCTGGTTTTTCTACTGCTTctactattttttattattagtatTTCCATATTTGGAGTTGCTGTTAGTTTATTGCTGTCATGGTATGACATTATCCTCTGTTCGAAATTGAAGGAATGTAATTGTTGGTTATTAATAGCTGCTTCGAAGCACAGATATCTTTGCATTTCTACATAGGTACCAAACTAAAAAGTACCTACAAAGCCTTACACAACTGCCATGTATTCTCATTTTCCCAGAGGTGTCCTGTCTGCTAGTTATAACCACGTGTATGAGCTACTCTGGTTCTAGCTGAAATTTCTGTTACCAGATTGGTCAAATCCCCCAGTAGCAGCAAGTATTAAAAGTTAAATCTGATggcaaaagcaaatattttttCAGTGGGTTCCATGCACATCTCTTTGGATACCTTCCATCTCTGGcaaaaaatgctaaaatttGTAATGGAATTCAAGTTAGCAGTCAAGTTTTTGTGGATGAGTGAAGTTAACATAGGTTTATTTATTTACGTATAGATAAAAGTTTCTTTTGCAAGTCAATACTGTGAAGGCCTTTAAGCATATTCAAAGCAATTGGTATTCAATTGGAATACAAAAACCAGTCATTTGTACCACCCACTTGGATTTTCCCACcgttaatttgttttttttttcatgaaaaaggagCGATGGATCAAATTTTGATCCTTCACTGTGGATGAAGAAGTCAGCCTTACCATTAGAAGGACAAGCCTGACGACTCCACAAGACATAAAGTGTATCTTGCTCACACATTTTGATTCTTACAGGTTGCTGCATTAGCTCCAAACATCCCTGCAATGTATGAGCTTCATTTTGGTGTGCCAATGGTGGGAGGAGTACTTTGTACGCTTAATACACGGCATGATGCGGCAATGCTGTCTGTCCTCCTGCGTCACTCTGAAGCAAAGGTTATTTTTGTTGACTATCAGTTCCTTGAAGTTGCTCGTGAAACCCTCAAGCTGCTGTCCAAATCAACGACCAAGGTACCTTTGTTGATTGTGATCAAGGAACTGGACAAAGTGGTGGCTTCAACTGCAATAGTTCCATCCAATGAATTGGATTATGAGGTCCTTCTTGAAAATGCAGATACAGAATTTCAAATCAAGTGGCCTAAAGATGAATGCCAGCCCATCTCCCTGAATTATACTTCTGGTACTACATCTGCACCAAAAGGTGTGGTATATAGTCACAGGGGGGCTTATCTCAACTCACTGTCTGTGATAATTTTTAATGCAATGGGCTCAATGCCAGTCTACCTATGGACAGTCCCTATGTTCCACTGCAATGGTTGGTGCTGCGCATGGGCTGTGGCTGCTCAAGGTGGCACAAATGTGTGCTTTAGAAGTGTCAGTGGAAGAGccatatttgatcaaattgctGCGCACAAGGTCACACACATGGGAGGTGCACCGACAGTATTGAATATGATAGTAAATTCTCCTCCTTCAGATCAGAAACCATTGCCTGGCAGAGTTGTCGTGAGTGTTGGGGGGGCACCCCCTCCACCAAAAGTATTATTCAAAATGGAGGAGTTTGGTTTTCATGTTATTCACTCCTACGGACTGACAGAAACTTATGGTCCCGGTACTGTTTGTGAATGGAAACCGCAGTGGAATTCTCTGGATGCAGAAAGACGAGCAAAGCTAAAGTCAAGACAAGGGTTGCAACATCAAACTATGCAAGCGGTGGACATCAAGAATCCAATTACCATGGAGAGTGTCCCTGGAGATGGCATCACAATGGGCGAGGTGATGTTTAAGGGCAACACTGTAATGAGTGGCTACCTAAAAGATACAAGGGCCACAGAGCAAGCCTTCGAAGGTGGATGGTATCGAACTGGTGATCTTGCTGTCCGGCATCCTGATGGTTACATCGAACTGAAGGACCGCTCAAAAGATGTAATAATAACAGGAGGTGAAAA
This genomic interval carries:
- the LOC116261430 gene encoding butanoate--CoA ligase AAE1 is translated as MEGAMRTPANYVPLSPISFLERAAAVCRDDTSVVYGSVRFTWRETRDRCVRLASALSSLGISSTDVVAALAPNIPAMYELHFGVPMVGGVLCTLNTRHDAAMLSVLLRHSEAKVIFVDYQFLEVARETLKLLSKSTTKVPLLIVIKELDKVVASTAIVPSNELDYEVLLENADTEFQIKWPKDECQPISLNYTSGTTSAPKGVVYSHRGAYLNSLSVIIFNAMGSMPVYLWTVPMFHCNGWCCAWAVAAQGGTNVCFRSVSGRAIFDQIAAHKVTHMGGAPTVLNMIVNSPPSDQKPLPGRVVVSVGGAPPPPKVLFKMEEFGFHVIHSYGLTETYGPGTVCEWKPQWNSLDAERRAKLKSRQGLQHQTMQAVDIKNPITMESVPGDGITMGEVMFKGNTVMSGYLKDTRATEQAFEGGWYRTGDLAVRHPDGYIELKDRSKDVIITGGENVSTIEVESVIFSHPSVLDAAVVGRPDEHWGETPCAFIKLKEGHKVDAAEIIQFCRAKLPHYMAPRTVVFEDDLPKTSTGKTKKFLLKEKAKAMGGLTGKKFSKL